The nucleotide window CAGCGCATCCTGGCCGAGACCATCGCGCGCGAAGAACACCGGGCGCAGGAAGCCGCGCGCTACTTCGGCGAGGCCTGCGAGAGCGACCCGCTCAACCACGGCGCCTTCCAGGGACTGCTGGGAACGCTACACGGCGTCTCGGACCCGAGCGCCCACGTCGATCTGTTTGCCCGCCGCGAGAAGGCGCTCGCCACCCTGCCCGTCAATCCCAATGTCGAGAACGCGCTCTTCGACGTGCGCCTTCGCCTCTTTGACCTGCTCTGGGCCGGCGGCCCGATGGCGCAGGATCGCGCGCGCAAGGTGCTCGATGCGGCCGCCTCACTGCGCCCCCACGACCCGGACCTGCTCCTTCGCGAGGCCGAGCTGCACGTGTGTAACGGTGAGTTCGAACGCGGCGCGCGCACCTATGGCGCGCTCAGCGAGAAACTTCCCGAAGGAAGCGAGCAGCACACGCAGGTGCTCTTCTCGCTCGCCGAAATCCTGCGCGGGCGGCTCGGGCGTCCCGAAGAGGCACGCGGCCACCTCCGGTCGCTCATGGCCTCGGGCGGCATGATCGACGAGGCCCACGTTCGCCGCGCCGGGCGCATCCTGGCAGAGATCGAACTCGACGGCGGCAACCACGCCGCTGCCTACCAGCTCTTCTGCGGCCTGCTGGCCGAGACCAACCCCGAGGAAACTTCCACGGTCTGCGAGTACGAGCTGCAGCTCGCCGCGCTGGCCGAGGACCTCGGACGCGACGAGGAAGCGCTCGAGCGCTACCAGCGCGTGCTCCAGCTCTTCCCGCGCTTCCGCAAGGCGCTTCGCGAATCGGCGCGCATCTATTCGCAGCTTGGCAAGTGGCAGCAGGCACTCAAGATGGAGTTCGAGTTCTTCCAGGCCTTGCCCGAGCACCAGCAGGGCACGCGCGAGGGCAACCGCGCGCGGCTGCGGCTGGCGCGCATCTACCGGGAGCTGGGCGATCTTGAGCGCGCGAGCGAGCACTTCCGCGAACTCGAAGGGCTCGACCCCGACGAGTTCGACGACGCGGTCGCCGTCAAGCACGAGATCGCGCTGCTGCACCAGAACCGCGGCCAGACCAACGAGGCCGCGCAGCACTGGCGCGAGCTGCAACGCCACTACAAGGAAGCCGGTGATGATTCCGGCTGGGCGAGCGCGGCGCAGCAGCTTGGCAAGATTGCCGAACTCGAAGGGCGCAAGGACGAGGCCGGCGAGCTCTACGCCGCCGCCGTGGCCCGCGACCC belongs to Chrysiogenia bacterium and includes:
- a CDS encoding tetratricopeptide repeat protein, whose product is PGDPEAIRFLLTRHQESGDHESIERVLSVQITRVPDASERSEMQRILAETIAREEHRAQEAARYFGEACESDPLNHGAFQGLLGTLHGVSDPSAHVDLFARREKALATLPVNPNVENALFDVRLRLFDLLWAGGPMAQDRARKVLDAAASLRPHDPDLLLREAELHVCNGEFERGARTYGALSEKLPEGSEQHTQVLFSLAEILRGRLGRPEEARGHLRSLMASGGMIDEAHVRRAGRILAEIELDGGNHAAAYQLFCGLLAETNPEETSTVCEYELQLAALAEDLGRDEEALERYQRVLQLFPRFRKALRESARIYSQLGKWQQALKMEFEFFQALPEHQQGTREGNRARLRLARIYRELGDLERASEHFRELEGLDPDEFDDAVAVKHEIALLHQNRGQTNEAAQHWRELQRHYKEAGDDSGWASAAQQLGKIAELEGRKDEAGELYAAAVARDPALPEARKALAAILESQSRWNDAREHYSWLLDHPAPGASDADKAELARALDRCDRHAFFEGDLE